A single Streptomyces sp. Edi2 DNA region contains:
- a CDS encoding M24 family metallopeptidase, producing MASATPATSPGAGELTAELRGFREVQRLAYTCAEAVAAQLRPGVTEREAARMQREWLRERGVRDWFHLPFAWFGDRTAFVNFRLPLQFFPTRRQLEPGMAFILDMAPVHRSFTADIGSSGCLGLNPVHDRLLTDLGAHRRLILHEVREGRSLREIYEDVDRLMVRQGYTNRHRAYPFGVIAHKIDRVRRRRWSPTLFGFGIQSLKGLASDALHGHRDGWSPLWSPYAFSDHPPQPGLWAVEPHLGFRGTGAKFEEILVVTDSKDPQESAFWLDDHVPHVRHRQEERAA from the coding sequence ATGGCCTCAGCCACCCCGGCGACCTCACCAGGAGCCGGAGAACTCACCGCCGAGCTCAGGGGGTTCAGAGAGGTCCAGCGGCTCGCGTACACCTGCGCCGAGGCGGTGGCCGCCCAGCTCAGGCCCGGGGTCACCGAGCGGGAGGCGGCGCGGATGCAGCGTGAGTGGCTGCGCGAGCGCGGGGTGCGGGACTGGTTCCATCTGCCGTTCGCATGGTTCGGCGACCGCACCGCCTTCGTCAACTTCCGCCTGCCGCTGCAGTTCTTCCCCACCCGCCGCCAGCTGGAGCCGGGGATGGCCTTCATCCTCGACATGGCGCCGGTGCATCGGAGCTTCACGGCCGACATCGGCTCCTCCGGCTGCCTCGGGCTCAACCCCGTGCACGACCGGCTGCTCACCGACCTCGGAGCGCACCGGCGGCTGATCCTGCACGAGGTGCGCGAGGGGCGCTCGCTGCGGGAGATCTACGAGGACGTCGACCGGCTGATGGTGCGGCAGGGCTACACCAACCGCCACCGCGCCTACCCCTTCGGCGTCATCGCGCACAAGATCGACCGGGTCCGCCGGCGCCGCTGGTCGCCCACCCTCTTCGGGTTCGGCATCCAGTCCCTCAAGGGCCTCGCCTCCGATGCACTGCACGGCCACCGTGACGGCTGGTCCCCGCTGTGGAGCCCCTACGCCTTCTCCGACCACCCTCCGCAGCCGGGCCTGTGGGCGGTCGAACCCCACCTCGGGTTCCGGGGAACGGGCGCGAAATTCGAGGAGATCCTGGTCGTCACGGACTCCAAGGACCCGCAGGAAAGCGCCTTTTGGCTGGACGACCATGTGCCGCATGTGCGGCACCGGCAGGAGGAGAGGGCAGCGTGA
- a CDS encoding ABC transporter ATP-binding protein, which produces MAGATTVEDVTVIVTESLSKRYPRVTALDRLSLDIAPGVTGLVGANGAGKSTLIKILLGLAPATEGTAQVLGLDVTKDGGTIRERVGYMPEHDCLPPDVSATEFVVHMARMSGLPPAAARERTADTLRHVGLYEERYRPIGGYSTGMKQRVKLAQALVHDPQLVFLDEPTNGLDPAGRDEMLGLIRRVHADFGISVLVTSHLLGELERTCDHVVVIDGGKLLRSSSTDEFTQVTASLAVEVTDTDAHPDGTAALRAALAAAGAAVTTGAAGSESLASAGHLLYVEAAGEETYDLVRDTVAGLGLGLIRMEQRRHRIAEVFRDADAAHDTPATAGAPSAPYATQDGGAHDVA; this is translated from the coding sequence GTGGCCGGCGCCACTACCGTCGAGGACGTGACTGTGATCGTGACCGAAAGCCTGAGCAAGCGGTACCCGCGGGTGACCGCGTTGGACCGGCTCTCCCTTGACATCGCCCCCGGCGTAACGGGCCTGGTGGGCGCCAACGGTGCCGGCAAGTCCACCCTGATCAAGATCCTTCTCGGACTGGCCCCGGCCACCGAAGGGACCGCGCAGGTCCTCGGCCTGGACGTGACCAAGGACGGCGGCACCATCCGTGAGCGGGTCGGCTATATGCCCGAGCACGACTGCCTGCCGCCGGACGTCTCGGCCACGGAATTCGTCGTGCACATGGCCCGGATGTCCGGACTGCCGCCGGCCGCCGCCCGTGAGCGCACCGCGGACACCCTGCGCCACGTCGGCCTCTACGAGGAGCGTTACCGCCCCATCGGCGGCTACTCCACGGGCATGAAGCAGCGGGTGAAGCTGGCCCAGGCGCTGGTCCACGACCCGCAGCTGGTGTTCCTCGACGAGCCCACCAACGGCCTCGACCCCGCCGGGCGGGACGAGATGCTCGGCCTGATCCGGCGCGTTCACGCCGATTTCGGGATCTCCGTCCTGGTGACCTCCCACCTTCTCGGTGAGCTGGAGCGGACCTGTGATCATGTCGTCGTCATCGACGGCGGAAAACTGCTGCGCTCCTCCTCGACCGATGAGTTCACGCAGGTCACGGCCTCGCTGGCGGTCGAAGTCACAGACACCGACGCCCATCCGGACGGCACCGCGGCGCTGCGCGCGGCCCTGGCCGCCGCCGGAGCCGCCGTCACCACCGGCGCCGCCGGCTCGGAAAGCCTCGCCTCCGCCGGCCACCTCCTGTATGTCGAGGCGGCCGGGGAGGAGACCTACGACCTGGTGCGGGACACCGTCGCCGGACTCGGGCTCGGCCTGATCCGGATGGAACAGCGCCGGCACCGGATCGCCGAGGTCTTCCGCGATGCGGACGCGGCGCACGACACCCCCGCCACCGCAGGCGCCCCGAGCGCCCCGTATGCCACCCAGGACGGAGGCGCCCACGATGTCGCCTGA
- a CDS encoding ABC transporter permease subunit — protein sequence MSPEPKTSASAASASATSASAAPGGAYIHNIGYRHYDGPRLGRAYARRSLFSQSLRGSYGLGRSAKSKVLPMLLFAVMCLPAAIMVAVAVFTKAASLPVGYSSYAVYLQAVIGLYLASQAPQSVSRDLRFKSIPLYFSRPIERSDYVTSKFAAMAGALLILTGAPLLVLYVGALLAKLDFADQTKGLAQGLVTVVLLSLLFAGIGLVVSAVTPRRGFGVAAVIAVLTIPYGAVSAVQGIAFNQGNEGAVEWLGLFSPITLIDGVQSAFLGGTSSFPNGVVPSTGAGFVYLLVTLTVIAGCYALLMGRYRKAGL from the coding sequence ATGTCGCCTGAGCCCAAGACATCCGCGTCCGCGGCATCCGCGTCCGCGACGTCCGCATCCGCCGCGCCGGGCGGCGCCTATATCCACAACATCGGCTACCGCCACTACGACGGCCCCCGCCTGGGCCGCGCCTACGCCCGGCGGTCGCTCTTCTCGCAGAGCCTGCGCGGTTCCTACGGTCTGGGCCGCTCGGCCAAGAGCAAGGTGCTGCCGATGCTGCTCTTCGCGGTGATGTGCCTGCCCGCCGCGATCATGGTCGCGGTGGCGGTGTTCACCAAGGCCGCGAGCCTCCCGGTCGGCTACTCCAGCTACGCCGTCTACCTCCAGGCCGTCATCGGCCTCTATCTGGCCTCCCAGGCCCCGCAGTCGGTCTCGCGCGATCTGCGCTTCAAGTCCATACCGCTGTACTTCTCCCGCCCCATCGAGCGCAGCGACTATGTGACATCGAAGTTCGCGGCGATGGCCGGCGCTCTGCTGATCCTCACCGGCGCCCCGCTGCTGGTCCTCTACGTCGGCGCGCTGCTGGCCAAGCTGGACTTCGCCGACCAGACCAAGGGGCTGGCCCAGGGACTGGTCACCGTGGTGCTGCTCTCGCTGCTGTTCGCCGGGATAGGCCTGGTCGTCTCCGCGGTCACGCCCCGCCGTGGCTTCGGTGTCGCCGCCGTGATCGCCGTCCTCACCATTCCGTACGGTGCGGTGAGCGCCGTCCAGGGCATCGCCTTCAATCAGGGCAACGAGGGCGCCGTGGAGTGGCTGGGGCTGTTCTCCCCCATCACGCTGATCGACGGTGTGCAGTCGGCCTTCCTCGGCGGCACCAGCTCTTTCCCCAACGGCGTGGTGCCGTCGACCGGTGCCGGATTCGTCTATCTCCTCGTCACCCTGACCGTCATCGCCGGCTGCTACGCCCTGCTGATGGGCCGCTACCGGAAGGCCGGACTGTGA
- a CDS encoding ABC transporter ATP-binding protein, which produces MSTLTIDHVSRWFGNVVAVNDITMTIGPGVTGLLGPNGAGKSTLINMMGGFLAPSNGSVALDGTTIWRNAGIYRHIGIVPEREAMYDFLTGREFVLANAELHGLGRAEAARALATVEMEYAQDRKISTYSKGMRQRVKMASALVHDPSVLLLDEPFNGMDPRQRMQLMELLRRMGDQGRTVLFSSHILEEVEQLASHIEVVVAGRHAASGDFRKIRRLMTDRPHRYLVRSDNDRALAGALIADPSTAGIEVDLAEGALRIQAVDFSRFTELLPRVARDHGIRLLTVSPSDESLESVFSYLVAA; this is translated from the coding sequence ATGAGCACTCTCACCATCGACCATGTCTCGCGCTGGTTCGGCAACGTCGTCGCCGTCAACGACATCACGATGACCATCGGTCCCGGCGTGACCGGCCTGCTCGGCCCCAACGGCGCGGGCAAGTCCACGCTCATCAACATGATGGGTGGCTTCCTCGCGCCCTCCAACGGCTCGGTCGCCCTCGACGGGACCACGATCTGGCGCAACGCCGGTATCTACCGCCACATCGGCATCGTCCCGGAGCGCGAGGCGATGTACGACTTCCTCACGGGGCGCGAATTCGTCCTCGCCAACGCGGAGTTGCACGGACTCGGCCGGGCGGAGGCGGCCAGGGCGCTGGCCACCGTCGAGATGGAGTACGCCCAGGACCGCAAGATCTCGACGTACAGCAAGGGCATGCGGCAGCGCGTGAAGATGGCTTCCGCGCTGGTCCACGACCCGTCCGTGCTGCTGCTCGACGAGCCGTTCAACGGTATGGACCCCCGCCAGCGGATGCAGCTGATGGAGCTGCTGCGGCGGATGGGCGACCAGGGCCGCACGGTCCTGTTCTCCTCACACATCCTCGAAGAGGTCGAACAACTCGCCTCGCACATCGAGGTGGTGGTGGCCGGACGGCATGCCGCGTCCGGTGACTTCCGCAAGATCCGCCGCCTGATGACGGACCGCCCGCACCGCTATCTGGTCCGGTCCGACAACGACCGGGCACTGGCCGGTGCGCTGATCGCCGACCCCTCGACGGCCGGCATCGAGGTGGACCTCGCCGAAGGCGCGCTGCGCATCCAGGCGGTCGACTTCAGCCGCTTCACCGAACTCCTGCCGCGGGTCGCCCGCGACCACGGCATCCGCCTCCTGACGGTCTCGCCCTCCGACGAGTCGCTGGAATCCGTCTTCTCCTACCTCGTAGCGGCCTGA
- a CDS encoding ABC transporter permease subunit, with the protein MSTTTPTAPAAPPGAPKAALFHPTVARLTYRALLGRRRALILFALPTLLVALAVAVRVLTGADDSTAGGILGGFALGTMVPLIGVIAGTGAIGPEIDDGSVVYLLAKPVSRPTIIFTKLLVAIGVTVAFSALPVLLAGFLLNGNSQQMAVGYAVAAAVASVAYSALFLLFGTITRHAVVFGLVYALVWEALVGTLIPGAKTLSVQQWALAVGQKAAAEGAIVSDVQLPLAISLLTALTVAATWFAARRLKALTLAGEE; encoded by the coding sequence ATGTCCACGACCACTCCGACGGCCCCCGCCGCGCCCCCCGGTGCGCCCAAGGCCGCACTCTTCCACCCGACCGTTGCCCGGCTCACCTACCGCGCCCTGCTCGGCCGGCGCCGGGCCCTGATCCTCTTCGCGCTGCCCACCCTGCTGGTGGCGCTCGCGGTGGCCGTCCGGGTGCTGACCGGCGCCGATGACTCCACCGCCGGCGGCATCCTCGGCGGCTTCGCGCTGGGCACGATGGTGCCGCTGATCGGCGTCATCGCCGGTACGGGCGCGATCGGCCCGGAGATCGACGACGGCTCGGTGGTCTATCTCCTCGCCAAGCCGGTGTCCCGGCCGACGATCATCTTCACCAAACTCCTGGTCGCGATAGGCGTCACGGTCGCCTTCTCCGCCCTTCCCGTGCTGCTCGCCGGCTTCCTCCTCAACGGCAACAGCCAGCAGATGGCCGTGGGATACGCCGTGGCGGCGGCCGTCGCGTCGGTCGCCTACAGCGCCCTCTTCCTCCTCTTCGGCACGATCACCCGGCACGCCGTCGTGTTCGGCCTGGTCTACGCCCTGGTCTGGGAGGCGCTGGTCGGCACCCTCATCCCGGGCGCGAAGACGCTCAGCGTCCAGCAGTGGGCGCTGGCGGTCGGCCAGAAGGCAGCCGCGGAGGGTGCCATCGTCTCTGATGTGCAACTCCCGCTCGCCATCAGTCTGTTGACCGCCCTCACGGTCGCCGCCACCTGGTTTGCCGCCCGCCGCCTGAAGGCGCTCACTCTGGCCGGCGAGGAGTAA
- the mltG gene encoding endolytic transglycosylase MltG → MSDVERTVRRSGPRLSRAGRLILVAVLCVLVVLALLLVPRLLRGLRPGQTLTVPEGERASQVYAAADKALHRPAGSTAKAAKSAHLGLPAEAKGNPEGYLFPATYPFDSDTTPASLLGYMVKTAKQRLAADGVTSYRTLVIASIVQAEADRPADMGKVARVIANRLAHHMPLQMDSTINYTLGRSTLQTSHADTRTKSPYNTYRYPGLPPTPIDNPGADALKAAGAPPTGNWLYFVTVKPGDTRFTADYQEHLRNVREFNGRQASAAGGGDGGAGDSGAGGGGGAGGA, encoded by the coding sequence ATGAGCGATGTGGAGCGCACCGTTCGCCGGTCAGGACCGCGGCTCTCCCGCGCCGGCCGGCTCATCCTCGTAGCGGTGCTGTGCGTGCTGGTCGTCCTTGCCCTTCTGCTGGTGCCGAGGCTGCTGCGCGGGCTGCGGCCCGGGCAGACGCTGACCGTCCCGGAGGGGGAGCGGGCCTCGCAGGTCTACGCGGCCGCCGACAAGGCCCTGCACCGTCCGGCCGGGTCCACCGCGAAGGCCGCCAAGAGCGCACATCTGGGCCTGCCGGCCGAGGCGAAAGGCAACCCCGAGGGCTATCTCTTCCCGGCGACCTACCCCTTCGACTCGGACACCACCCCGGCGTCGCTGCTCGGCTACATGGTCAAAACCGCCAAGCAGCGGCTCGCCGCCGACGGGGTCACCTCCTACCGGACGCTCGTCATCGCCAGCATCGTGCAGGCCGAGGCGGACCGGCCGGCCGATATGGGCAAGGTCGCCCGGGTCATCGCCAACCGGCTTGCGCACCATATGCCGCTGCAGATGGACTCGACGATCAACTACACGCTGGGCCGCAGCACCCTCCAGACCAGCCACGCCGACACCAGGACCAAGAGCCCGTACAACACCTACCGCTACCCGGGCCTGCCGCCGACGCCGATCGACAATCCCGGGGCCGACGCGCTGAAGGCGGCCGGCGCGCCGCCCACGGGTAACTGGCTCTACTTCGTCACTGTCAAACCGGGCGACACCCGCTTCACCGCCGACTACCAGGAACATCTCCGCAACGTCCGGGAGTTCAACGGCCGGCAGGCGAGCGCTGCGGGGGGCGGTGACGGCGGGGCTGGTGACAGCGGGGCCGGTGGTGGCGGTGGTGCCGGCGGGGCTTAG
- a CDS encoding MFS transporter codes for MAGTSSEATLIDAEEDLVAAPPVAAARRRLRAHPALIMAGIVLAAVNMRAALAGVSPLLGEIGRHFRLTATASSLVTTIPLIFMGLGSLVAPKLARRWGTEAALCGALVALCGGIVLRIAPPVVALFAGCAVVGTSIALLNVLMPGLVKRDFPERAAGMTALYSTAMILGATVSAASAVPLENALGSWQGALVSWSLPAAVAAVVWIPQTLMARRGTRHGAAAAAPRHAGEDGPKLSRSPLAWQVTLFMGSQSLIAYVSIAWMPTIFTDHGMGKGEAGLVFAFSTLLQMAGSFIVPVLAGRMRRQRLLAVAVSALMACGIGGLLLAPVAGAWLWAALLGVGQGGALGLALTMMVLRSGDAHTAARLSGMAQTGGYLLAAAGPLVLGAVHQATRGWTVPLLLLIAVCAGLSLVGMGAGRDQRIGTPAVR; via the coding sequence ATGGCAGGGACCAGCTCCGAAGCAACCTTGATCGACGCTGAGGAGGATCTGGTCGCGGCACCGCCGGTCGCCGCGGCCCGTCGGCGTCTGCGAGCCCACCCGGCCCTGATCATGGCCGGAATCGTTCTTGCCGCGGTCAATATGCGGGCGGCGCTGGCCGGGGTCTCGCCGTTGCTCGGCGAGATCGGCCGGCACTTCCGGCTGACCGCGACGGCCAGCAGCCTGGTGACGACGATCCCGCTGATCTTCATGGGCCTCGGTTCGCTCGTGGCACCGAAGCTGGCACGCCGTTGGGGCACGGAGGCGGCGCTGTGCGGGGCACTGGTGGCCCTGTGCGGGGGCATCGTGCTGCGGATCGCCCCGCCGGTGGTCGCGCTGTTCGCCGGGTGTGCCGTGGTCGGCACCTCCATAGCCCTGCTGAATGTGCTGATGCCGGGCCTGGTCAAGCGGGACTTCCCGGAGCGGGCCGCGGGGATGACGGCGCTGTACTCGACCGCGATGATCCTGGGCGCGACCGTCTCGGCCGCCTCCGCGGTCCCGCTGGAGAACGCGCTCGGCAGCTGGCAGGGGGCGCTGGTCTCCTGGTCGCTGCCGGCCGCCGTCGCTGCGGTCGTCTGGATTCCGCAGACGCTCATGGCCCGGCGCGGCACCCGCCACGGTGCGGCCGCGGCCGCCCCCCGGCACGCCGGCGAGGACGGGCCGAAGCTGAGCCGTTCCCCGCTGGCCTGGCAGGTCACGCTCTTCATGGGGTCGCAGTCGCTGATCGCGTACGTGAGCATCGCCTGGATGCCGACGATCTTCACCGACCACGGCATGGGCAAGGGCGAGGCGGGCCTGGTCTTCGCCTTCAGCACGCTGCTGCAGATGGCCGGATCGTTCATCGTGCCGGTGCTCGCGGGGCGGATGCGGCGGCAGCGGCTGCTGGCGGTGGCCGTATCCGCGCTGATGGCCTGCGGCATCGGCGGACTGCTGCTGGCGCCGGTGGCGGGCGCCTGGCTGTGGGCGGCGCTCCTCGGCGTCGGGCAGGGCGGTGCGCTCGGCCTGGCCCTGACGATGATGGTGCTGCGCTCCGGCGATGCCCACACCGCTGCGCGCCTCTCCGGTATGGCCCAGACCGGCGGGTACCTTCTGGCGGCCGCCGGCCCGCTCGTCCTGGGGGCCGTCCACCAGGCCACCCGCGGCTGGACCGTCCCCCTCCTGCTGCTGATCGCCGTCTGCGCCGGACTGTCCCTGGTGGGCATGGGCGCGGGCCGGGACCAGCGGATCGGAACGCCGGCCGTCCGCTGA
- a CDS encoding FadR/GntR family transcriptional regulator, with product MALQAAGRQSLVDTVVDALRSQLTAGEWQVGSRIPTEHALAEQLQVGRNTIREAVRVLVHAGMLRSRQGEGTFVVSTTDPGDVMRGVQRAGIRDVLELRIALEAEAARLAALRHLPADLERMRAALDAQAELADAEGQPDADSLELYADHDIAFHKAVVEAAHNTALTATYGWFSSSVRETLVNALGDRAMPKIVHGDHAAVLDAIAAGDPEAAQQAIRALLEKPKRAVENLLAGR from the coding sequence ATGGCACTACAGGCAGCGGGACGGCAGTCCCTGGTGGACACCGTCGTCGACGCCCTGCGGTCCCAACTGACGGCCGGGGAGTGGCAGGTGGGGTCCCGGATCCCCACCGAGCATGCGCTCGCCGAACAGCTCCAGGTCGGCCGTAACACCATCCGCGAGGCGGTACGGGTGCTCGTACACGCCGGGATGCTGCGTTCCCGGCAGGGCGAAGGCACCTTCGTCGTCTCCACCACCGACCCGGGCGACGTCATGCGCGGCGTCCAGCGGGCCGGAATCCGTGACGTACTGGAGCTGCGCATCGCCCTGGAGGCGGAAGCGGCCCGACTGGCCGCGCTCCGCCATCTGCCCGCCGATCTGGAGCGGATGAGGGCGGCCCTGGACGCTCAGGCCGAGCTGGCGGACGCGGAGGGGCAGCCCGATGCCGACAGCCTGGAGCTCTACGCCGATCACGACATCGCCTTCCACAAGGCCGTCGTCGAGGCCGCGCACAACACCGCGCTGACGGCCACCTACGGCTGGTTCAGCAGCTCGGTACGGGAAACGCTGGTCAACGCTCTCGGCGACCGGGCGATGCCGAAGATCGTGCACGGCGATCATGCCGCGGTCCTGGACGCGATCGCGGCGGGCGACCCGGAGGCCGCTCAGCAGGCCATCCGCGCATTGCTGGAGAAGCCGAAGCGGGCCGTGGAGAACCTGCTGGCCGGCCGCTGA
- the lysA gene encoding diaminopimelate decarboxylase, whose product MSTADEPPSADAPLPADDPLSIWPGSTAPLGHDDLAVGGVPLTEVADRFGTPAYVLDEAEIRHRCRAYLRAFPDADVLYAAKAFLCRAMVHWVREEGLGLDVCSAGELELAVSSGFPPTRIVLHGNAKSPADLRAALRLGVGRIVIDSTSEIARLAAAVPAGSRQKVLIRVVPGIAAGGHAKIRTGTDEQKFGLSLADGSAQHAITRVLNQPRLELVGLHCHLGSQITTVKPYLSAVRRLIGLLARIHEQHGVTLPELDLGGGHGVAYRPGEPTLDLASLGDRVRAELTGGCAAAGLPVPRLAIEPGRAIAGPAGVVLYRVLAVKRTGTHTFVAVDGGMSDNPRPALYGVRYAPRLIGRRTSAAPEPVTVVGRHCEAGDVLAADVRLPGDIRPGDLLAVPVAGAYHLSMASGYNLVGRPPVVAVAEGHARLLVRRESLADIQERDIGL is encoded by the coding sequence ATGTCCACCGCCGACGAACCGCCGTCCGCCGACGCGCCGTTGCCCGCTGACGACCCGCTGTCCATCTGGCCCGGTTCCACGGCGCCGCTCGGCCACGACGACCTCGCCGTGGGCGGCGTCCCGCTCACCGAGGTCGCCGACCGCTTCGGTACGCCCGCCTACGTCCTGGACGAAGCCGAGATACGCCACCGCTGCCGGGCCTACCTTCGGGCCTTCCCGGACGCCGATGTCCTCTACGCCGCCAAGGCGTTCCTGTGCCGCGCCATGGTCCACTGGGTGCGGGAGGAAGGGCTCGGCCTGGACGTCTGCTCCGCCGGTGAGCTGGAGTTGGCCGTCAGCAGCGGATTCCCGCCCACGCGGATCGTGCTGCACGGCAACGCCAAGAGCCCGGCCGACCTGCGGGCGGCGCTGCGGCTCGGCGTCGGCCGAATCGTCATCGACAGCACCTCGGAGATCGCCCGGCTGGCCGCCGCGGTCCCCGCGGGCAGTCGGCAGAAGGTGCTGATCCGGGTCGTGCCGGGCATCGCCGCGGGCGGCCACGCCAAAATCCGTACCGGGACCGACGAGCAGAAGTTCGGACTGTCGCTCGCCGACGGCTCCGCACAGCACGCCATCACGCGGGTCCTCAACCAGCCACGTCTCGAACTGGTCGGCCTGCACTGCCACTTGGGCTCGCAGATCACCACCGTCAAGCCCTACCTCTCGGCCGTACGCCGGCTGATCGGCCTGCTGGCCCGGATTCACGAGCAGCACGGCGTCACCCTGCCCGAGCTGGATCTCGGGGGCGGCCACGGCGTCGCCTACCGACCCGGCGAGCCCACGCTCGACCTCGCCTCCCTCGGCGACCGGGTCCGCGCCGAACTGACCGGCGGCTGCGCGGCGGCCGGGCTGCCGGTGCCACGGCTCGCCATCGAACCCGGCCGCGCCATCGCGGGTCCGGCCGGCGTCGTCCTCTACCGGGTGCTGGCCGTCAAACGCACCGGTACGCACACGTTCGTGGCGGTGGACGGCGGGATGAGCGACAACCCGCGGCCGGCGCTGTACGGGGTGCGCTATGCGCCACGGCTGATCGGCCGCCGCACGTCCGCCGCGCCGGAACCGGTCACCGTGGTCGGACGGCACTGCGAGGCCGGCGATGTGCTCGCCGCCGATGTCCGGCTGCCGGGCGACATCCGTCCCGGCGATCTGCTGGCCGTGCCCGTTGCCGGTGCGTATCACCTCTCGATGGCCTCCGGCTACAACCTCGTCGGCCGGCCACCGGTCGTCGCCGTCGCCGAGGGACACGCCCGCCTTCTTGTACGGCGCGAATCCCTCGCGGACATCCAGGAGCGGGACATCGGGCTGTGA
- a CDS encoding SAV_915 family protein, whose amino-acid sequence MSHLLYAEDPEPAERVPAGLLFVPVRSGPAGCTARLFRTPLGGRTAVGFTSPQRLAAALGSDQPWVRLSEPALRALAEPVGATALTVDPRFAPGIPRGQHLRAV is encoded by the coding sequence GTGTCCCACCTTCTGTACGCGGAAGATCCCGAGCCTGCCGAACGTGTCCCGGCCGGGCTTCTCTTCGTCCCTGTCCGGTCGGGCCCCGCGGGCTGCACCGCCCGCCTGTTCCGTACTCCGCTCGGCGGCCGTACCGCCGTCGGCTTCACCTCGCCCCAGCGGCTCGCCGCGGCCCTCGGCAGCGACCAGCCCTGGGTCAGGCTCTCCGAGCCCGCGCTGCGTGCGCTGGCCGAACCCGTCGGAGCGACGGCCCTGACCGTCGATCCGCGGTTCGCCCCCGGCATTCCCCGTGGTCAGCACCTACGGGCCGTCTGA
- a CDS encoding MerR family transcriptional regulator, translating into MFSIGDFAQYGRVSARMLRHYDAIGLLRPARTDPVSGYRFYEAAQLARLNRIIALKDLGFSLQQVRAILAEEVSVPELRGMLRLRRTELEASLTAAGARLAQVEARLRTIESEGRMSADDVVVKRTDTVLLAELSGIAAGYGPEDIGPVIQPLYGELCRRLEEAGVTPAGPGLAYYEDAPGATGSPGVGETPGDGNGNGNGDGDGEGGSAGPGGKAAAGGDAIVVHAGLVITHEALAKAGVTNDGSSGSGSGSSAGTPADRPVTPSASAPTPAPTPTGLGFDVVTLPGLDCAATVMHHGPMSRILPTAQNLAHWIDANGYRSAGYARELYLECPPDQEKWVTELQEPVVRA; encoded by the coding sequence ATGTTCAGCATCGGAGATTTCGCCCAGTACGGCCGTGTGTCGGCCCGCATGCTGCGCCATTACGACGCGATCGGGCTGCTGCGCCCGGCCCGTACCGACCCCGTCAGCGGCTACCGCTTCTACGAGGCGGCGCAGCTCGCCCGGCTCAACCGCATCATCGCGCTCAAGGACCTCGGATTCAGCCTTCAGCAGGTGAGGGCGATCCTGGCCGAGGAGGTGAGCGTGCCCGAGCTGCGCGGCATGCTGCGGCTGCGGCGGACGGAGCTGGAAGCGTCACTGACGGCGGCGGGTGCGCGGCTGGCGCAGGTCGAGGCGAGGCTCCGGACGATCGAGAGTGAGGGACGCATGTCTGCCGACGATGTGGTGGTCAAGCGCACCGACACGGTGCTGCTCGCGGAGCTGAGCGGGATCGCCGCCGGTTACGGGCCCGAGGACATCGGGCCGGTCATCCAGCCGCTCTACGGCGAGCTGTGCCGACGCCTGGAAGAGGCAGGGGTGACCCCGGCAGGTCCGGGGCTGGCGTACTACGAGGATGCACCGGGGGCGACGGGCAGTCCCGGTGTGGGTGAGACGCCCGGGGATGGGAACGGGAACGGGAACGGGGACGGAGACGGGGAGGGCGGATCCGCCGGGCCTGGCGGAAAGGCGGCCGCCGGCGGTGACGCCATCGTCGTCCACGCGGGGCTCGTGATCACCCATGAGGCCCTGGCCAAGGCGGGCGTCACAAACGACGGTTCCTCCGGCTCCGGCTCCGGCTCCAGCGCCGGCACCCCCGCCGACCGCCCCGTCACCCCCTCCGCCAGTGCTCCCACCCCCGCTCCCACCCCCACCGGCCTCGGCTTCGACGTCGTCACCCTCCCCGGCCTCGACTGCGCCGCCACGGTGATGCACCACGGCCCGATGAGCCGGATTCTGCCGACCGCCCAGAACCTCGCGCACTGGATCGACGCCAACGGCTATCGCTCCGCCGGGTACGCCCGAGAGCTCTACCTGGAGTGCCCGCCGGATCAGGAGAAGTGGGTCACCGAGCTCCAGGAGCCGGTGGTCAGGGCCTGA